From the genome of Spinacia oleracea cultivar Varoflay chromosome 2, BTI_SOV_V1, whole genome shotgun sequence, one region includes:
- the LOC110799489 gene encoding DNA-directed RNA polymerases II, IV and V subunit 8B, with translation MAPLLFEDIFNITRIDPDGKKFDKVSRIEAQSDKFDAFILLDVNIDVYRINKDKRYTIGLATTLDLDGGADSGFYNQTSRETLADRYEYVMHGRTYRITDIDYEGQEKGEIFVSFGGLLMMMRVDKSVSKNFQLDQRLFLLMKRTE, from the exons ATGGCGCCTCTTCTGTTTGAGGATATCTTCAATATTACCAGGATTGATCCTGATGGCAAGAAGTTCGACAAAG TTTCTCGAATTGAAGCACAGAGTGACAAGTTTGATGCCTTCATATTGCTCGATGTCAATATAGATGTCTATCGTATTAACAAAGACAAAAGGTACACCATTGGGCTAGCAACCACTCTCGATCTTGATGGAGGTGCTGACTCGGGGTTCTATAACCAG ACCTCGCGGGAGACACTTGCAGACAGATACGAATATGTCATGCATGGAAGGACTTATCGCATTACTGATATTGATTATGAAGGACAAGAGAAGGG AGAGATATTTGTTTCATTTGGTGGActcttgatgatgatgagggTGGACAAGAGTGTCAGTAAGAATTTTCAGCTGGACCAGAGATTGTTCCTGTTGATGAAGAGAACTGAGTAG